From a region of the Phragmites australis chromosome 21, lpPhrAust1.1, whole genome shotgun sequence genome:
- the LOC133903438 gene encoding protein NEN1-like, producing the protein MAMASASEPTATAAEGSARVPALPGAVGPEIAFFRVQTSVPKRAGQRYALLEFGAILICPRRLVEVAPYTTLVRPADPASAVSATSVLFNGITRDDLSRAPSFRDVADDVYDILHGRVWAGHNIKRFDWPRIREAFSEISRPPPEPKGFIDTLPLLTQRFGRRAGDMKMASLANYFDLGRQMKRSLDYVRLNLEVLKSCATVLFLEASHPEVQWTTSPVDITMPEGYNQGTSKSVEFVSHIEEMKLDATTQMDASSRGYSGFVEPDDVSPEFIKISVAPSQQFGRRTFIQHKDTPLQLCCAGLNVQFGVSAKFLDNAGWPKLSIVVEIPENISKLLEFCDDLARRSSQESGSTSEWRPLIKKYGYMNYPIVRLNIPTTISGYSAMYSTDIYQKEPSGNIQKLVFSKVDAANLDPLFVQGNMVDAVFSLELYDYQQNAGIRLIAKRLIVHFK; encoded by the exons ATGGCGATGGCATCCGCGTCTGAGCCTACAGCTACGGCGGCGGAGGGATCTGCGCGGGTGCCCGCGCTTCCGGGCGCAGTTGGTCCCGAGATCGCCTTCTTCCGTGTGCAGACCTCAGTCCCGAAGCGGGCGGGGCAGAGGTACGCGCTGCTCGAGTTCGGCGCCATCCTCATCTGCCCGCGCCGCCTCGTCGAGGTCGCGCCCTACACCACGCTCGTCCGCCCCGCCGACCCGGCCTCTGCCGTCTCTGCCACGTCCGTGCTGTTCAACGGCATCACGCGGGACGACCTCTCAAGGGCGCCGAGCTTCCGTGACGTCGCCGACGACGTCTACGACATCCTGCACG GGCGGGTCTGGGCAGGGCACAACATTAAGAGGTTTGATTGGCCAAGAATAAGGGAGGCATTCTCTGAGATTAGTCGGCCACCTCCTGAACCAAAGGGGTTCATTGACACATTACCTCTGCTTACCCAGCGGTTTGGGAGGAGAGCAGGGGACATGAAG ATGGCAAGCTTAGCTAATTACTTCGACCTAGGGAGGCAAATGAAGAG GAGTCTTGATTATGTTAGACTGAATCTTGAAGTTCTCAAGTCTTGTGCTACAGTGCTTTTCCTG GAGGCAAGTCATCCAGAGGTTCAGTGGACAACTTCTCCGGTTGACATTACGATGCCAGAGGGATATAATCAGGGAACAAGTAAATCTGTTGAGTTTGTATCCCATATCGAGGAAATGAAGTTAGATGCCACTACACAGATGGATGCAAGTTCCCGTGGCTATTCTGGGTTTGTTGAGCCAGATGATGTTTCACCTGAGTTCATCAAAATCTCAGTTGCTCCATCACAGCAATTTGGTCGGAGAACATTTATCCAACACAAGGATACCCCACTGCAACTTTGTTGTGCAGGGTTGAATGTCCAATTTGGGGTCAGTGCAAAGTTCCTAGACAATGCAGGTTGGCCAAAGCTGAGCATAGTGGTTGAGATCCCTGAGAATATCAGTAAACTTTTAGAATTCTGTGATGATCTTGCTCGGAGGTCATCTCAGGAATCCGGCAGCACTTCTGAATGGAGACCCCTGATCAAGAAGTATGGATACATGAATTATCCGATTGTCCGCCTAAA CATCCCTACTACGATCAGCGGTTACTCTGCGATGTACTCAACAGATATATACCAGAAAGAGCCTAGTGGTAACATTCAGAAGCTTGTTTTTAGCAAGGTTGATGCTGCAAACTTGGACCCTTTGTTTGTTCAAGGGAACATGGTGGATGCCGTCTTCTCACTGGAACTATATGACTACCAGCAAAATGCTGGCATTCGGTTGATTGCAAAGAGGCTGATTGTGCATTTCAAATAG